The proteins below come from a single Papaver somniferum cultivar HN1 chromosome 11, ASM357369v1, whole genome shotgun sequence genomic window:
- the LOC113323699 gene encoding probable long-chain-alcohol O-fatty-acyltransferase 6: MEDNEIKSFVKMGLALAVLCTFLVSGIMHELMFFYHSRTWPTWEVMWFFALHGLCLVAEIALKKSLGDRWQLHPLVSRPLVVGFVMVTGLWLFWPQLLKSGVDERAIKEYVVLGEFAKALVKDTWVSVTGGGRGIDS, encoded by the exons atGGAAGACAATGAGATCAAGAGTTTTGTTAAG ATGGGTCTAGCTCTTGCCGTGCTTTGTACTTTTCTTGTATCGGGGATTATGCATGAATTGATGTTCTTTTATCATAGTCGTACATGGCCAACTTGGGAGGTGATGTGGTTTTTTGCATTACATGGGCTATGTTTGGTTGCGGAGATAGCTCTGAAGAAGTCTCTGGGTGATAGATGGCAGTTGCACCCGTTGGTCTCGAGACCTCTGGTAGTTGGATTCGTGATGGTTACTGGTTTATGGTTGTTTTGGCCTCAATTGTTAAAATCTGGTGTTGACGAAAGAGCTATTAAGGAGTATGTTGTTCTTGGGGAGTTTGCTAAGGCTTTGGTAAAGGATACTTGGGTTTCTGTCACTGGCGGCGGAAGAGGAATTGATTCGTAA
- the LOC113323698 gene encoding aluminum-activated malate transporter 2-like isoform X2: protein MDIDESGVRKSGGFLRRGWWWLKAGPDRFVDNVVEFADKVEKLGKDDPRRIIHSIKVGLTLSLVSLLYYFRPIYGGFGSSNMWAILTVVVVFEYSVGATLGKGFNRALATFVAGALGFGAHHLATLAGDRGQPVILWFSIFLLAAVASFARFFPGVKARYDYGVLIFILTFCLVSVSDYREDEILEIAHKRVSTIIIGCLTCVIMSIFVFPVWAGHDFHKLIARNIEKQADFLKGFGELYFETKGDTDMSWLHGYKSVLNSKTAEEAMMGATSWKIQIWASMEAIFESLRNDSAMCIQVGSIKQLHPLWNERTIRVQGVNRTVMHGNKF from the exons ATGGATATTGATGAATCAGGAGTCAGAAAGAGCGGTGGGTTCTTGAGACGCGGGTGGTGGTGGCTTAAGGCAGGGCCGGATAGATTCGTAGACAATGTAGTTGAATTTGCAGACAAGGTAGAGAAGCTTGGAAAGGATGACCCAAGAAGGATTATTCATTCTATCAAGGTCGGATTAACACTCTCACTGGTTTCTCTTCTGTACTACTTCAGACCAATCTATGGTGGCTTTGGTTCCTCTAATATGTGGGCTATTTTAACAGTGGTGGTCGTTTTCGAATACAGTGTTG GGGCTACGCTGGGTAAAGGATTTAATAGAGCATTAGCAACATTTGTAGCCGGTGCCTTAGGATTTGGCGCTCATCACTTGGCAACTCTAGCCGGAGATAGAGGGCAGCCTGTAATTCTCTGGTTCTCTATCTTCCTACTAG cGGCTGTAGCATCATTTGCCCGTTTCTTTCCGGGAGTGAAAGCGAGATATGATTACGGGGTGCTGATATTTATACTAACATTTTGTTTAGTATCAGTATCCGATTATCGAGAAGATGAGATCTTAGAAATTGCTCACAAAAGGGTGTCAACAATCATTATAGGTTGTTTAACGTGTGTGATCATGTCCATTTTTGTGTTCCCTGTATGGGCTGGTCATGACTTTCACAAACTGATTGCTCGCAACATAGAAAAACAAGCAGATTTCTTGAAAG GATTCGGAGAACTATATTTTGAGACTAAGGGGGATACAGATATGTCATGGCTTCATGGATATAAAAGTGTTCTGAATTCTAAGACAGCTGAAGAAGCAATG ATGGGAGCCACCTCATGGAAAATTCAGATttgggcatccatggaagcaaTATTTGAAAGTCTGCGAAATGACTCGGCAATGTGCATACAGGTTGGAAGCATTAAGCAACTGCATCCCCTCTGGAATGAAA GAACCATCAGAGTTCAAGGAGTTAATCGCACAGTCATGCATGGAAATAAGTTTTGA
- the LOC113323698 gene encoding aluminum-activated malate transporter 8-like isoform X1, with amino-acid sequence MDIDESGVRKSGGFLRRGWWWLKAGPDRFVDNVVEFADKVEKLGKDDPRRIIHSIKVGLTLSLVSLLYYFRPIYGGFGSSNMWAILTVVVVFEYSVGATLGKGFNRALATFVAGALGFGAHHLATLAGDRGQPVILWFSIFLLAAVASFARFFPGVKARYDYGVLIFILTFCLVSVSDYREDEILEIAHKRVSTIIIGCLTCVIMSIFVFPVWAGHDFHKLIARNIEKQADFLKGFGELYFETKGDTDMSWLHGYKSVLNSKTAEEAMANFARWEPPHGKFRFGHPWKQYLKVCEMTRQCAYRLEALSNCIPSGMKEPSEFKELIAQSCMEISFESANALQEISSAVKKMSYPFTVSTHITNAKTAADDLHAALEAITLENTNVLEDVMPAASVTSLLIEIIECVQNIAESVKELACLAKFNGADLAMSPEKPTRRLLRRGNIKPHHIENDSTHALITAYATSAMVE; translated from the exons ATGGATATTGATGAATCAGGAGTCAGAAAGAGCGGTGGGTTCTTGAGACGCGGGTGGTGGTGGCTTAAGGCAGGGCCGGATAGATTCGTAGACAATGTAGTTGAATTTGCAGACAAGGTAGAGAAGCTTGGAAAGGATGACCCAAGAAGGATTATTCATTCTATCAAGGTCGGATTAACACTCTCACTGGTTTCTCTTCTGTACTACTTCAGACCAATCTATGGTGGCTTTGGTTCCTCTAATATGTGGGCTATTTTAACAGTGGTGGTCGTTTTCGAATACAGTGTTG GGGCTACGCTGGGTAAAGGATTTAATAGAGCATTAGCAACATTTGTAGCCGGTGCCTTAGGATTTGGCGCTCATCACTTGGCAACTCTAGCCGGAGATAGAGGGCAGCCTGTAATTCTCTGGTTCTCTATCTTCCTACTAG cGGCTGTAGCATCATTTGCCCGTTTCTTTCCGGGAGTGAAAGCGAGATATGATTACGGGGTGCTGATATTTATACTAACATTTTGTTTAGTATCAGTATCCGATTATCGAGAAGATGAGATCTTAGAAATTGCTCACAAAAGGGTGTCAACAATCATTATAGGTTGTTTAACGTGTGTGATCATGTCCATTTTTGTGTTCCCTGTATGGGCTGGTCATGACTTTCACAAACTGATTGCTCGCAACATAGAAAAACAAGCAGATTTCTTGAAAG GATTCGGAGAACTATATTTTGAGACTAAGGGGGATACAGATATGTCATGGCTTCATGGATATAAAAGTGTTCTGAATTCTAAGACAGCTGAAGAAGCAATG GCAAATTTTGCTAGATGGGAGCCACCTCATGGAAAATTCAGATttgggcatccatggaagcaaTATTTGAAAGTCTGCGAAATGACTCGGCAATGTGCATACAGGTTGGAAGCATTAAGCAACTGCATCCCCTCTGGAATGAAA GAACCATCAGAGTTCAAGGAGTTAATCGCACAGTCATGCATGGAAATAAGTTTTGAGTCAGCCAACGCTTTGCAGGAAATTTCCTCGGCAGTTAAGAAAATGTCATACCCATTTACAGTTTCCACGCATATCACGAACGCAAAAACTGCTGCTGATGATCTGCATGCCGCCTTAGAAGCCATTACATTGGAAAACACTAACGTCTTGGAGGATGTCATGCCAGCAGCCTCTGTCACTTCTCTACTAATTGAGATTATTGAATGTGTCCAAAACATTGCAGAGTCGGTGAAGGAGCTTGCTTGCTTAGCCAAGTTTAATGGTGCAGATCTCGCCATGTCACCAGAGAAACCAACACGGAGATTGCTTCGCAGAGGAAATATAAAACCACATCATATCGAAAATGATTCAACCCATGCTTTAATTACTGCTTATGCTACTTCAGCTATGGTGGAATGA